A single Vanacampus margaritifer isolate UIUO_Vmar chromosome 14, RoL_Vmar_1.0, whole genome shotgun sequence DNA region contains:
- the trim32 gene encoding E3 ubiquitin-protein ligase TRIM32, giving the protein MAAPSYPLDPDLMREVLECPICLETFNEDQMRPKLLQCGHTVCRHCLERLLANTINGVRCPFCSKVSRMSSISQLADNLTVLKILDCATSCGAAAAALMCGSCCSRLPRQYCHDCAAVLCELCKGEGHLHRGHSVLPIRMAAEQRRKELGGKLSTLRDIMDEIQKKKTAIENITKSLRAKYRAVQQDYKAAELQLQEELSRSRRTFTASMAEVQKLNGQVLEEQTYLLNIAEVKVVSCCDYLTMRARQSDISLLRDDGGGCEDEELNLRGSLPTVFQLHEPELIRTEHSKPAEVGQLTTSTYTVDTDNSECASDVALEGDVEGLHGAVGGAKGAPLDLYRDVDMVAAVDDSISCSPGTFKSKSMDAGGDSQGGACAGPPVCQFVKKMGCKGALPGSFNLPVSICVTQQGEVLVADRGNYRIQIFNRKGFQREIRRNASSIDNFVLSFLGADLPNLMPLSIAVTPQGLIGITDNYDNSVKIYTMDGQCVACHKNQLIKPWGITAMPSGQFVVSDVEGGKLWCLAVDRNVGVVSYSRLCSAVRPKFVTCDATGTVYFTQGLALNFEKRHNEPHLEGGFSIGSVGADGQLGKQLSHFFSESEDFCCITGMCVDANGDLLVTDSGRKEILQFPKEGGFKVLIQEGLNCPVGVATTPKGQLLVLDCWDHCVKVYTYIQRRHSSTS; this is encoded by the coding sequence ATGGCAGCACCATCTTACCCACTTGATCCAGATCTAATGAGGGAGGTCCTTGAATGTCCCATCTGCCTGGAGACCTTCAACGAGGACCAAATGAGACCCAAACTCCTCCAGTGTGGTCACACCGTGTGCCGCCACTGCCTGGAACGGCTGTTGGCCAACACCATCAATGGTGTGCGCTGTCCCTTCTGCAGCAAGGTCTCGCGCATGAGCAGTATCTCGCAGTTGGCCGACAACCTCACGGTGCTCAAAATCCTCGACTGTGCAACATCGTGTGGtgcggccgccgccgccctcATGTGCGGGTCCTGCTGCAGCCGCCTGCCGCGGCAGTACTGCCACGACTGCGCCGCCGTCCTTTGCGAGCTCTGTAAAGGCGAAGGCCATCTACACCGCGGTCATTCCGTTCTGCCCATTCGGATGGCTGCCGAGCAACGTCGGAAAGAACTGGGCGGCAAACTTTCGACCTTACGTGATATCATGGACGAAATCCAGAAGAAAAAGACAGCTATTGAAAATATTACCAAATCTTTAAGAGCAAAGTACCGAGCGGTGCAGCAGGATTACAAGGCGGCCGAGCTGCAGCTTCAAGAGGAGCTGAGTCGCTCTAGGAGGACATTCACTGCGTCAATGGCAGAGGTACAAAAGCTTAATGGGCAGGTCCTTGAGGAGCAGACGTATCTCCTTAACATTGCGGAGGTCAAGGTGGTCTCATGCTGCGACTATCTGACCATGCGGGCGAGGCAGAGCGACATCAGTCTGCTCAGGGACGACGGAGGCGGGTGCGAGGACGAGGAGCTCAACCTCAGGGGCAGCTTGCCCACCGTGTTTCAGCTGCACGAGCCAGAGTTGATCCGGACGGAACACTCCAAACCAGCAGAAGTGGGGCAGTTGACCACAAGCACGTACACGGTCGATACAGACAATTCGGAATGCGCTTCGGATGTTGCGCTGGAGGGTGACGTTGAGGGTCTACATGGGGCTGTAGGTGGTGCAAAGGGGGCTCCCTTGGATCTTTACCGAGATGTTGACATGGTTGCGGCGGTGGATGATAGTATCAGTTGCTCTCCTGGCACCTTTAAGTCAAAGTCGATGGACGCAGGGGGGGATTCACAGGGAGGCGCATGTGCAGGCCCCCCAGTGTGCCAGTTTGTGAAGAAGATGGGCTGCAAGGGAGCTCTTCCTGGTTCTTTCAATTTACCAGTTAGCATCTGCGTAACCCAGCAAGGGGAGGTCCTCGTGGCCGACCGCGGCAACTACCGAATCCAAATCTTCAACCGCAAAGGATTCCAGCGCGAAATCCGCCGAAACGCCAGCAGCATCGACAACTTTGTCCTGAGCTTCCTTGGCGCCGACCTGCCGAACCTCATGCCCTTGTCCATCGCCGTTACGCCTCAGGGTCTGATCGGCATCACTGACAACTACGACAACTCTGTCAAAATTTACACCATGGACGGGCAGTGCGTGGCATGCCACAAGAACCAGCTCATCAAGCCCTGGGGCATCACCGCAATGCCCTCGGGCCAGTTTGTGGTGTCGGACGTGGAGGGCGGCAAGCTGTGGTGCCTTGCCGTCGACCGCAACGTCGGCGTGGTGAGCTACAGTCGGCTCTGCTCGGCGGTGCGGCCCAAGTTTGTGACGTGCGACGCCACCGGGACCGTTTACTTCACCCAAGGACTGGCGCTCAACTTTGAGAAACGCCACAACGAGCCCCACCTCGAAGGCGGCTTTTCGATCGGCTCCGTGGGCGCCGACGGGCAACTGGGCAAGCAGCTCAGCCATTTCTTCTCAGAGTCGGAAGACTTCTGCTGCATCACCGGCATGTGCGTTGACGCCAACGGGGATCTGCTGGTGACGGACAGCGGCAGGAAAGAAATCCTGCAGTTTCCCAAAGAAGGCGGGTTTAAGGTTCTCATCCAGGAGGGACTGAACTGCCCTGTGGGGGTGGCCACCACACCCAAAGGGCAGTTGTTGGTGCTGGACTGCTGGGACCACTGTGTCAAAGTCTACACATATATTCAAAGAAGGCACTCGTCCACCTCGTAG